The Bradysia coprophila strain Holo2 chromosome X unlocalized genomic scaffold, BU_Bcop_v1 contig_12, whole genome shotgun sequence genome window below encodes:
- the LOC119067441 gene encoding armadillo segment polarity protein isoform X1, translating into MSYTNRTMSHNQYNPAELPMISAKEQTLMWQQNSYLSDSGIQSGAVTQVPSLSGRDEDEMDNDPLMYDLDQGFPQNFTQEQVDDMSQQLSQTRSHRVRAAIFPETMEEGTEIPSTQFDPQQPTAVQRLSEPSQMLKHAVVNLINYQDDADLATRAIPELIKLLNDEDQVIVSQAAMMVHQLSKKEASRHAIMNSPQMVAALVRAISNSNDLETTKGAVGTLHNLSHHRQGLLAIFKSGGIPALVKLLSSPVESVLFYAITTLHNLLLHQDGSKMAVRLAGGLQKMVTLLARNNVKFLAIVTDCLQILAYGNQESKLIILASGGPNELVRIMRSFDYEKLLWTTSRVLKVLSVCSSNKPSIVDAGGMQALAMHLTNSSQRLVQNCLWTLRNLSDAATKVDGLDNLLSSLVVVLASTDANFVTCAAGILSNLTCNNQRNKSIVCQYGGVNALITTIMNAGDREEITEPAVCALRHLTSRHADAELAQNAVRVMNYGLPVIVKLLNPPSRWPLIKAVIGLIRNLALCQDNHAPLRENNAIRCLISLLTRAYHDISRQRGSVASSGSQQPGAYADGVRMEEIVEGTVGALHFLARESNNKILIRQQGVIPIFVRLLFNDIENIQRVAAGVLCELAADKESAEIIESEGATAPLTELLHSRNEGVATYAAGILFRMSEDKPQDYRKRLSIELTNSLLREDNNIWNQDLGMGPDLQDMLGAEQAYEGLYGQGPPSVSSHGGRPFQQGYDTLPIDSMQGLEIGGGGPTSPYAMDMDVGEIGAGELLEAMPSPPHDNNQVAAWYDTDL; encoded by the exons ATGAGCTACACAAACAGGACAA tgTCCCACAATCAATACAATCCTGCCGAACTACCAATGATATCGGCTAAGGAGCAAACACTGATGTGGCAGCAAAATTCTTATCTATCTGATTCCGGCATACAATCGGGCGCAGTCACTCAAGTTCCGTCACTGAGCGGCCGTGACGAAGATGAAATGGACAACGATCCACTGATGTACGATTTGGACCAGGGATTTCCGCAAAATTTCACGCAGGAGCAGGTGGACGATATGAGTCAACAATTGAGCCAAACCCGATCGCATCGTGTTCGGGCCGCAATTTTCCCGGAAACAATGGAGGAAGGGACTGAAATTCCTTCGACACAATTCGATCCGCAACAGCCGACTGCCGTGCAACGCTTATCGGAACCGTCGCAGATGCTTAAACATGCCGTTGTCAATTTGATCAATTATCAGGACGATGCTGATCTGGCGACTCGAGCGATTCCAGAGttgataaaattgttgaatgacGAAGATCAAGTGATTGTATCGCAGGCAGCTATGATGGTACACCAACTGTCGAAGAAGGAGGCATCCCGTCATGCCATTATGAACAGTCCGCAAATGGTTGCAGCTTTGGTCAGAGCAATATCGAATAGCAATGACCTTGAAACTACCAAGGGCGCTGTTGGTACTCTACATAATTTGTCACATCATCGACAGGGTTTGTTAGCTATTTTCAAGAGTGGAGGAATTCCAGCATTGGTTAAACTGCTATCGTCACCTGTCGAATCTGTGCTATTTTATGCGATCACGACATTACACAACCTTCTTTTACATCAAGACGGATCTAAAATGGCAGTTCGTTTGGCTGGTGGTTTACAGAAAATGGTTACATTGCTCGCACGAAATAACGTGAAGTTCTTGGCCATTGTGACAGATTGTCTACAGATTCTGGCTTACGGAAATCAAGAGAGTAAGCTCATTATTCTGGCGTCGGGCGGTCCAAACGAATTGGTTCGCATTATGCGTTCGTTCGACTACGAGAAATTATTGTGGACAACGTCCCGCGTTTTAAAAGTATTATCTGTGTGCTCCAGCAACAAACCATCGATTGTCGATGCTGGTGGCATGCAGGCACTGGCCATGCATTTGACAAATTCGTCACAGCGTTTGGTGCAAAACTGTTTGTGGACGTTGAGAAACTTGTCGGATGCGGCCACCAAAGTTGATGGCCTGGACAATTTACTGTCGAGTTTGGTTGTAGTGCTAGCATCCACCGATGCCAATTTCGTTACATGTGCGGCTGGCATACTGTCGAATTTGACGTGCAACAATCAACGAAACAAGTCGATTGTGTGCCAATACGGCGGTGTCAATGCATTGATTACAACCATCATGAATGCGGGCGATCGCGAAGAGATCACAGAGCCAGCCGTCTGTGCTTTACGCCATCTGACTTCACGTCATGCAGACGCCGAATTGGCACAGAACGCTGTGCGTGTAATGAATTATGGATTGCCGGTGATTGTTAAGTTGTTGAATCCACCATCCCGTTGGCCATTGATTAAGGCGGTTATTGGCCTCATTCGTAATTTGGCCTTGTGCCAAGACAACCATGCCCCGCTGAGAGAGAACAATGCCATACGATGTTTGATTAGCCTTTTGACTCGAGCTTATCACGATATTTCCAGA CAACGTGGTTCCGTTGCTAGTTCTGGATCTCAACAACCCGGTGCTTACGCCGATGGCGTAAGAATGGAAGAAATTGTGGAGGGAACCGTTGGGGCACTACACTTTTTGGCTAGAGAgtccaacaacaaaatattgattcgTCAACAGGGTGTGATTCCTATATTCGTTCGACTGCTATTTAAtgacatagaaaatattcag CGAGTCGCTGCTGGTGTCCTTTGTGAACTAGCTGCCGACAAGGAGAGTGCCGAAATAATCGAAAGCGAAGGTGCCACGGCACCGTTGACCGAACTGTTACATTCACGCAACGAAGGCGTTGCAACGTACGCTGCCGGTATATTATTCCGTATGAGCGAAGATAAACCGCAGGACTACCGAAAACGTCTGTCAATTGAGCTTACCAATTCGTTGTTACGAGAGGACAACAACATATGGAATCAAGATCTTGGAATGGGACCGGACCTACAG GACATGCTTGGCGCTGAACAGGCATATGAAGGTCTTTATGGTCAAGGTCCTCCTAGCGTCAGTTCACATGGTGGCCGACCATTCCAACAAG GTTATGACACACTACCAATTGACTCAATGCAGGGCCTAGAAATTGGAGGTGGTGGTCCAACGTCACCGTACGCAATGGACATGGATGTTGGTGAAATTGGTGCTGGCGAACTTCTCGAAGCCATGCCATCGCCGCCACACGACAATAATCAGGTGGCCGCTTGGTATGACACTGAcctatag
- the LOC119067441 gene encoding armadillo segment polarity protein isoform X2 has product MSYTNRTMSHNQYNPAELPMISAKEQTLMWQQNSYLSDSGIQSGAVTQVPSLSGRDEDEMDNDPLMYDLDQGFPQNFTQEQVDDMSQQLSQTRSHRVRAAIFPETMEEGTEIPSTQFDPQQPTAVQRLSEPSQMLKHAVVNLINYQDDADLATRAIPELIKLLNDEDQVIVSQAAMMVHQLSKKEASRHAIMNSPQMVAALVRAISNSNDLETTKGAVGTLHNLSHHRQGLLAIFKSGGIPALVKLLSSPVESVLFYAITTLHNLLLHQDGSKMAVRLAGGLQKMVTLLARNNVKFLAIVTDCLQILAYGNQESKLIILASGGPNELVRIMRSFDYEKLLWTTSRVLKVLSVCSSNKPSIVDAGGMQALAMHLTNSSQRLVQNCLWTLRNLSDAATKVDGLDNLLSSLVVVLASTDANFVTCAAGILSNLTCNNQRNKSIVCQYGGVNALITTIMNAGDREEITEPAVCALRHLTSRHADAELAQNAVRVMNYGLPVIVKLLNPPSRWPLIKAVIGLIRNLALCQDNHAPLRENNAIRCLISLLTRAYHDISRQRGSVASSGSQQPGAYADGVRMEEIVEGTVGALHFLARESNNKILIRQQGVIPIFVRLLFNDIENIQRVAAGVLCELAADKESAEIIESEGATAPLTELLHSRNEGVATYAAGILFRMSEDKPQDYRKRLSIELTNSLLREDNNIWNQDLGMGPDLQVMTHYQLTQCRA; this is encoded by the exons ATGAGCTACACAAACAGGACAA tgTCCCACAATCAATACAATCCTGCCGAACTACCAATGATATCGGCTAAGGAGCAAACACTGATGTGGCAGCAAAATTCTTATCTATCTGATTCCGGCATACAATCGGGCGCAGTCACTCAAGTTCCGTCACTGAGCGGCCGTGACGAAGATGAAATGGACAACGATCCACTGATGTACGATTTGGACCAGGGATTTCCGCAAAATTTCACGCAGGAGCAGGTGGACGATATGAGTCAACAATTGAGCCAAACCCGATCGCATCGTGTTCGGGCCGCAATTTTCCCGGAAACAATGGAGGAAGGGACTGAAATTCCTTCGACACAATTCGATCCGCAACAGCCGACTGCCGTGCAACGCTTATCGGAACCGTCGCAGATGCTTAAACATGCCGTTGTCAATTTGATCAATTATCAGGACGATGCTGATCTGGCGACTCGAGCGATTCCAGAGttgataaaattgttgaatgacGAAGATCAAGTGATTGTATCGCAGGCAGCTATGATGGTACACCAACTGTCGAAGAAGGAGGCATCCCGTCATGCCATTATGAACAGTCCGCAAATGGTTGCAGCTTTGGTCAGAGCAATATCGAATAGCAATGACCTTGAAACTACCAAGGGCGCTGTTGGTACTCTACATAATTTGTCACATCATCGACAGGGTTTGTTAGCTATTTTCAAGAGTGGAGGAATTCCAGCATTGGTTAAACTGCTATCGTCACCTGTCGAATCTGTGCTATTTTATGCGATCACGACATTACACAACCTTCTTTTACATCAAGACGGATCTAAAATGGCAGTTCGTTTGGCTGGTGGTTTACAGAAAATGGTTACATTGCTCGCACGAAATAACGTGAAGTTCTTGGCCATTGTGACAGATTGTCTACAGATTCTGGCTTACGGAAATCAAGAGAGTAAGCTCATTATTCTGGCGTCGGGCGGTCCAAACGAATTGGTTCGCATTATGCGTTCGTTCGACTACGAGAAATTATTGTGGACAACGTCCCGCGTTTTAAAAGTATTATCTGTGTGCTCCAGCAACAAACCATCGATTGTCGATGCTGGTGGCATGCAGGCACTGGCCATGCATTTGACAAATTCGTCACAGCGTTTGGTGCAAAACTGTTTGTGGACGTTGAGAAACTTGTCGGATGCGGCCACCAAAGTTGATGGCCTGGACAATTTACTGTCGAGTTTGGTTGTAGTGCTAGCATCCACCGATGCCAATTTCGTTACATGTGCGGCTGGCATACTGTCGAATTTGACGTGCAACAATCAACGAAACAAGTCGATTGTGTGCCAATACGGCGGTGTCAATGCATTGATTACAACCATCATGAATGCGGGCGATCGCGAAGAGATCACAGAGCCAGCCGTCTGTGCTTTACGCCATCTGACTTCACGTCATGCAGACGCCGAATTGGCACAGAACGCTGTGCGTGTAATGAATTATGGATTGCCGGTGATTGTTAAGTTGTTGAATCCACCATCCCGTTGGCCATTGATTAAGGCGGTTATTGGCCTCATTCGTAATTTGGCCTTGTGCCAAGACAACCATGCCCCGCTGAGAGAGAACAATGCCATACGATGTTTGATTAGCCTTTTGACTCGAGCTTATCACGATATTTCCAGA CAACGTGGTTCCGTTGCTAGTTCTGGATCTCAACAACCCGGTGCTTACGCCGATGGCGTAAGAATGGAAGAAATTGTGGAGGGAACCGTTGGGGCACTACACTTTTTGGCTAGAGAgtccaacaacaaaatattgattcgTCAACAGGGTGTGATTCCTATATTCGTTCGACTGCTATTTAAtgacatagaaaatattcag CGAGTCGCTGCTGGTGTCCTTTGTGAACTAGCTGCCGACAAGGAGAGTGCCGAAATAATCGAAAGCGAAGGTGCCACGGCACCGTTGACCGAACTGTTACATTCACGCAACGAAGGCGTTGCAACGTACGCTGCCGGTATATTATTCCGTATGAGCGAAGATAAACCGCAGGACTACCGAAAACGTCTGTCAATTGAGCTTACCAATTCGTTGTTACGAGAGGACAACAACATATGGAATCAAGATCTTGGAATGGGACCGGACCTACAG GTTATGACACACTACCAATTGACTCAATGCAGGGCCTAG